A window of Taeniopygia guttata chromosome 25, bTaeGut7.mat, whole genome shotgun sequence genomic DNA:
AACAGCAATGAGTCCAAGTTctctgaggtaggatttggCACAGGtgagcttgaggatctgggggatttcacagaagaactggcccaggctattgccatggcacaggggcagggaaagtgtattggctgtgtgcagcagcgaatagagaaaggcactggcccaggcagctgctgccatgtgggcacaagctctgctgcccaggagggtcccgtagtgcaggggtttgcagatggacacgtagcggtcgtagcacatgatggtcaggagagaaaactctgctgagatgaagaaggaaaaaaaaaaagttgggcagcacatcctgtgtaggagatgttcctggtgtcccagagggaattgtgcagggctttggggacagtggtgcagatggagcccaggtcgctgagggccaggtggagcaggaagaagaacatgggcgtgtgcaggtggtggccgcaggctatGGCtctgatgatgaggccgttgcccaggagggcagccagggagatcccaggaagaggcagaagtgcaggagctgcagctgccgcgtgtctgccagtgccagcaggaggaagtggctgatggagctgctgttggacatttgctgtggctgcacatgggcacctgttcatggagaaaggacagggacaagtcaggagaggctgtttGGAGCCAGACttgggccattccctgcagcctgtcctgctgggactcacccacccttgttcctgctctgggaaaaccttcacccaggtccctgcctgagctccagttgtgctggctgagtgtgccaggagcagccaggcctgtttAAGGGGGCTctcgaggagccatccctgccctgctgctctgggtttgtgaccatgtggcagagggacaaggctggatattcaggatttgtcagggCAATCACTCCTAATGCAGAAAAGCTTGGTACAACCTGCACTCACACTTCTAAGGGAAATGGCAGGAGTTTgttttaggaattgttttcctacccacacaccattcctggccctctgaggtcagaaatccccagcattcctgctgcactcagagtttgccTCAGAGAtatgtgagaggcaaaggattccctgtggctgagggcaggtgaggggctggatgggcttgttcccccagcactgctctgctcagccccctctccttccctgagcatctccctgggcctggacattccctcctgagaggtgccttgtccctgccagcagagcccatcccaccctgtgtgccctcggcccggccctacagaaacctgcctgtgtgcagggccctggctggggcaggctctgtgtgcagctgggtaagggcagctcaggagagccctgctgggccctgcagagctgatgctgctgctgtccagggatgaggagtggctgaaggccctttgggaggctcccagcagagagactgaccacccaaagtcacagttctggagtctctgtaaatgttcaaacattcctttgatggtcctgtgggtccctttcaactcagaatgttctgtcattctgggattacaattcctgttctgcttctctcatccccctgttATTTAtaatcagaagagaaaaaaaaaacccttgcaacagtgttagaacaaTAAAGTAAAACCcagacctttattggaagcttcTCGGTGTCCCAGCAGGAATGGGGCATACCCAGCCCCTGATTTCAACAAGGTAATAAGGTTgattaattaggatatttaacaggaataTCCAGTAGGAGATTCAGTTGCTCCAgttacacacccctggctcagcccattggagtaggtccaagggcttctttgccccaGTTTTATTTATGACTGCTTACATTGTTgtgaaaaaccaaaatattcttcttgtaGGCACTCTTCCTGATGATAAGACTATACAGGAATGTATTTAGACAGTcagcttattgttctaaaatctaagagATAGGCAGGAAACATACTAGAGTCAGTTAAGGATTACAGTAAAATAAGAACATAATAGTAGTTTAATagagttaattaattaatagagTTAAGTAAGTATTATAGTTTTATAACTATGTAATAGTAATTTATAGAGCTACAGATAtctgaaaaatgtataaaaagcaaaacagtttTCGTcatcaccccaaatttcccatccttctccaagaaggaaattgaaaacactctcaggaaagcccctgacctttacagcaaccccaggcttaccttctttgggaagtgccctccggagctgtgcccaggctggtctggagctgggagcagccctgccccacccagcccctctcagcagcagcacctgccctgctcagggtggctccttccccccacagctcctggccagcgctgggagcagctccagggccagctgagagctgtccctggcaggcagcagagtcctggcccagcacagcgccctgggctgcaggaccctgctctgcaggacagccctgggcacccctggctgctctgcacaggagatgagcagagaatgcactcacagggtctgtgggcattgggatgttccagctttaggagatcactccaagagctgcagctgcattgtcctgcagccagaggttcctgtgccaagggctggcagtgattctgccccaggcacttctcagcccttcccagccctgactgattgaagctctctgtgcctctgtgctgtgcacgggctggctgcaggcagtgccccagccctgctgggctgggagaagagctgctcagcaagagaaatgtgcttttgaagctctgcttggttaccaggatcaccctctgtgccaggagcccggcccagctcagcagcacagacacagcacaaggactttaatgaccctctggggctttgtgctcaggccctgaacatcaggccctgagagggagctgcagaaacctctccagaactccaagtcagaatccaactccaaagtttcttggacttttaatgggtcccactgagggacatgactgagaaagtgtccccaggccccaggcagagcagagaactggaggcactgatgacaggtggggacaaagagaagccaagtcttggtgccctggggcacagcagggtctgtgccaccaagggctgtcaggagacaccttgtcctgaggccctggggcctcctggcacagccccagccaggctgggcactgtcaccccctggtcctgccctcagcatccccccccagcccacatcccagtggcctcaaggatctgctggaaggagtccctggggagccttggtcaggaatggccctgggggctccttcatgctcccagaactgcatttcttttaagGTATTTGGTGTTTCtcttttgatacagactctgtgagaggtttgtgcaatcatggccccaattatctgctttaacgagtcccttgagagctttgtactgacactcactggggctcattaatactctgagatactaaacttttttcaggtactttggattttgctttccacactgagaggtttttgtgccattttgagtctccaattctctcctccatggagtccatgaggagcctgtgttggggatggacctcagcaGGTCCCTTTAATGCTTTGagacagtttggggttttcttctgccattgactcctggaaaggtttgtgcaatctcctctcaggccctgaggttccagggctcagttccaaatgcaccacggggctcattaggtTCAGGCAACTCCTGACAAACCACGgctctgccttgttttccctctggtctggggcagttcatcaggaagtttctgtagtggttttggttcaccattttgggatttcttgggcAATATATCAAtaagtgtggtgggttcagtgctgtctaattaccagtgcacacactagaatatacttactcatttcctgctcttgaAATAGGATTAGAAGAAAGGCAAAGTCGGCTCAAAACTTTTAAAtggtataaagaaaagtttcttaAGAGTAACTAAAAGACAGAGTAATAAGGATCAGAActaaactttcagaacacttcctttctccatacaatctgacaatgtaaagagacaaaatctaaaattttctgtcaattttccacctctagaatagtctttcttcagttcacttagggaAAGAACCtcctcttgttaatgttatggagacttctccacaagaaaacaattatctcatggcttttcttttccatgaatagcagccactaggaaaaatctgcaattgtgaaatctctcccattttttcacagattttcccacagctgtgtttagggGACATGTCAATTTAAgtggtattagtttaaagatgtgctgtttaagagcaaatgTTCTCTTTatctctttctgaaatcatcCTAATCTCTGGGAatagagatcttcttcttctctccctgagggcacagggtctcatcactctgctctctttgtctGTTCAAACACCTCATGGCATCAAGCTACTTCAATAtttccttactttagcatggaggcctttgctgaacaagtcatctccccatatttttcaatgccttatagggaaaaagagagtctgatgtatcaatgacatccttctccatagctttaccagaggatttcagccctgagatcaaggcatctcctcatccctcccatctgggactcaacttcctcttcactgacctcggtgtcttcatgttgctcctctgtgtgcctgccctgtgtccttttctctcactggagggaggatggaagcACTGgaagagtcaatatctgcccggggcctGCAGATGGTTCCATGACCCCAGGCAGGCTTGGTGGCcaattcttatttttgctgtggttcctggacatgaagaccagctattttccccaggaatgaaggaatagagtgccactgttttaggggcagatgaaaggtgCCCACtagaggacaaggccagccaaagCTGCCAGGTATTGTTCTGAGAGATACCTTtacaaattgcaattttttttagggaaagtaCCACCAGGTCCTCACAGTATCACCATGGTCTCCATAAGAAGGGAACAAGCGAACCCCAATGTTCCAGGGGCTGTGGCTCAtccaccagaggccaaggccagccagatcagatggtgctggcagattttgtccttGGACATAGGGAATTTCAGAGGTGGAATACCAGTTTCGGACCTGGTTGCCTGGAGgtgaaggacagttcttttacacaggaagaaaagcgTGGAACACCGgtgtttcaggggcagatgaaacGCGGCTAtcagaggccaagggcagccagacctctctgtcctggtagcttttgtctgaaagcaacccttggataaaGGAACTTTGGAGGTGGAACCAAAATTTTGGCCATTCCTGCATTGGTAAGaaggatggttcttttccataggaaggaaagcccagagccacagtgtttcaaaggcagaggaggagagaggtggctcctgagaggctgagcCTGTCAGACCCGTTTGTCTTGGTAGCTTTCATCACTGAGAAATCTTTGGAtctagggaattctggaggaggATCCCCAACTTTGGCCACCTGGTCAAGATGGATGGTTTTtcccataggaaagaaaagcccAGGTGAAGCCCAGGTGttttggaagaagatgagaggtggtcACCATAGGCCAAGAGAGTCAGACCTGTTTTTTCCTGGCACCTTTCATCTGGGGGAAATCCTTGGATATCCAGAATTTTGaaggtggaatctcagttttggccatgggcacctgggcaggaagaagagttcttttcatcagcaaggaaagcacagagccccagtgtttcaaaggcagataagaATTAGCTCTTGGAaaccaaggccagccagacttgtctctCCTGGAAGCTTTCACCTGGGagaaatccttggatatagggaatccTGGAGGCGGATTCCCAACATTGGCCATGGGTGTCTGGATGTGAAAGGTgcttttttcccataagaaagaaaagcacagggtcccagtgtttcaaaggcagatgagaggtggcccctgggtggccaaggcagccagacctgtctgtcctcGCAGATTTTATCTGGGAACAATCTTtgcataaaagcaaaataagaggAGGAATCCAAATGttggccatgggcacctggaggagaaggacagttctttccacaggaaggagagcactgagccccagtgctccaggggcagatgagcagcagccctggacatgccaaggtcagctggacctgtcaggtggcccccaggtggcccagccagccaggccttgatgccttgagaggccacctagagcagaggctggacagtgTTACAGGAATAAAGTGGGGATTTATtcaaaaggccttcaaaggattcaccttgggcagtacaggGGCCTGGCTGAGGGTACACCAGGATGGACAACAGGTTTCCACACTTTTTTTATATTCTGAttcatttccatattggggttaattgtccaattacaccTTCAGGTTATGCAGCCCCACCCTCCCAGTCTGCTCTCTTCAATTCgctgttgttttcactttttgggcctgaagctgcagtgGTGTTCTTGGTTCTTGGGCTGTAagaggattgttttgtctgactacactgtgaagagaacttgctgaCACTCTGTATGAAGTTCAGAGGTACAGATACAGGACAGAATCGGGAAAATATGGAAGCGAAAACTCAAGGCATCAGCCTGtcccatgttcccttggttccatggggacacacagtAGCACAATGGCTCCTCCATGACACTCTGGGCTCCACATTGTCACCCTGggcccttggttccatgggagtTTCCCAATGGTTTCCTCTGATTCCATGaggtccccacagtgtcccaactgacccatggctccatgaggttccccagtgtcaccagggtgtccttggacctgcattgtcacaactgacccatggctccatgaggttccccagtgtcaccagggtgtccttggacctgcattgtcacaactgacccatggctccatgaggttccccagtgtcaccagggtgcccttggacctgcattgtcacagctgacccatggctccatgaggttccccagtgtcaccagggtgtccttggacctgcattgtcacaactgacccatggctccatgaggttccccagtgtcaccatggtTGCTGTCAGAGGCTGGATGAGATCGATGTCCCGAGACACCTTGGGCTGAGCTGTCATCAgtcacacagctgggacagtgtaAACCCAGCTCTGAACGCCCGAGCAATCAGAAGTCCCAGCTGGGGGGAGCCCCACGAAGGCCCAGGGGCGTAAAACCAAGGAGCACAAGGTCAGCCCCTGGTATGGactctgcctctcctggggtTTGTGTCTCAGCCACACTGGaaccccaggagctgggagccacaTGTGTGTCTTTCTGTGGAGCTTCTGTCTTCCtgtctccctctttctttcctctccttctaatgctctttatatggaacatttttgggTACCTGAACAACTTAAGTGTTTAAGGCTTTCCAGGCTAAATAGGCTAGTGAATGAAGTTACTGCTATGACAAGTGCTTTGTGTTGGATTGGTtttgtattaaatgcttttccaaagtttcttgttttttgtactttgccagtaaaattttggggggtcccgaatgggcgctgaggggcacttggggatcccggagggtctgggggacacTTGTGGGACAGATGAGGGCGGTACCGGGGCGGTTCTGTGGAGCGCGGGGCATGACGGGCGTTGTAGTCCCGGCCCCAATGGGGCTCTATTGGGCTGCGGGGCATGATGGGAgttgtaggcaaaagaaaagatggcgcAGGCTCCAGGTACCGCCCCCAAAGCCATGATCGATCCCTGACGCTGATTGGTTGGAGGCTGCGATGGGCGGGAGTCACGGCCAATGGGAGGCTGTGGAGGCGGGAACAGCCCATTcaacccctccagtccctcccagtacagcccagttcatccccagtacagcccagtacagcctcagtgcccctccagtccctcccagcacagcccagttcatccccagtacagcccagtacagccccagtgcccctccagtccctcccagcacagcccagttcatccccagtacagcccagtacagccccagtgcccctccagtccctcccagtacagcccagttcatccccagtacagcccagtacagcctcagtgctcctccagtccctcccagtacagcccagttcatccccagtacagcccagttcagccccagtgcccttaaaatccctcccagtacagcccagttcatccccagtacagcccagtacagccccagtgcccttaaaatccctcccagtacagcccagttcatccccagtacagcccagttcagccccagtgctcttaaaatccctcccagtacagcccagttcatccccagtacagcccagtaaagcccctgtgcccctccaatccatcccagtagagcccagttcatccccagtacagcccagttcagccccagtgctcttaaaatccctcccagcacagcccagttcatccccagtacagcccagtacagccccagtgcccctccaatccatcccagtacagcccagtccctcccaatacaCCTGAGTTCATTCCCaggccctcccagttccccccagtgccaTCCATATTCCGctccagtgtcccccagttATCCCCACAGCGTTCCCGCCCATTGCGGGGCAGCGGCACAGACGGAATGTCCTGcggcccaaatccctgctcctgccacacagtgcccagccttctccccctcctcctcctctcccagcacggCACAAATTCCAGCTCGGAGGAGGCTTCCCCAGAgagggctcctgctcctgcctcagcctgagtgtccctgcagaggaacagggcatCTTTCAGGCACTTCCACAAGCTCAGGGTTCTTACTTCATGGGGAATCTGGGATGAAAATGGCCTTGTTAGGAAGGACAAAAGCGGAGGGAATGGGTTGgaaattattagtaaaaatgttccattgtacagggaaagttcacaaaatcattccctgcttttttccttttcagattctttcagccATCCACTGAGAGGACCAGCTTGTTCTGGTGCTTTTCATGCACTGATTGTACTCTTGATTTATATCAGTGCTCGAGAGGTGGAAGCTtctaaactgaacacagaaacaaactcccTCTGTCAGCCCATTTTCATCTTCTACATCACTTTCAAGATGTCCACGGGCATGTTGGAACGATTATCACACTGCTCTCCatttctggctgcaggctcgggagattctttctctgcattccctgacaATTCCTGGCAGCCTGTCATGGTTTCTTAGGCTAGAGCAATAACAGTGAAAATCTCACCAATGGCACAACTGCCCagcccacaaggaaaagaaagaacaagctataaagttcttcaaatatttgtcccACTTTTCTGCAAGAGTCGAGCTGCACACACGGTGTgggaagccaagagaagctgcagctggtggcacatcttgtgacagaaactgctcaaagcttcctcattctccagcaaaggttcttggaaagagcaaacaggattgtggagaagattctgggaaaactgaaagagtttttaagaaatgaaatgaaaatggaaagaaataatccaagttgtttttctctgtttatttttatgctccccttttccatcttacACTACTTCCCCCTCCCATTAATTGCAAATGGATCTCACTTCTAAGATCCACAATTTGGCAAGTTTTAGACACTCTAAAATAGCATGAGCTACACACATTTTACcttctcctgttttttttttttttttttttttgtttttgtgggttttttttttgggggggttttttttggaaatcaatGATCGATAGGTAAGTGCAGTTCTTGGGTCAGGTACAAATTCAGCATTCAGGGAATGAGCTGCGATAGTGTTTAaccctcagcagggacagtgCACAGCAGCGGCCGAGGGGATTcctgtgcccctgggcaggAGTCCAGACTCTGGGTCTGGGCTCAACAcggcaaagttcccgtgtttggacagaggaaggggctgtccccggggcgcgcggggctcggccgtggggcaagcggggaacggacacgcggacaaacggcctcggtgcttcagttgcagaggcagcagcggcggcggcggcagcagcggcggcagcagcggcagcaaaagcagtttttctcttctttctctttctcttctttctctccggctgtgggacaccttcctctcggtgtccctcacccgctgtccctcccctctccccgcctccttctcccccatgccgggccgggccatgcccccggcccgcccccggccccgggcggggctgccccgtccccgcccccgcccgccccgccgcggtctcgcctccgcccggctctgggcgtgctggcggtggcgctgctgggcgggcatgagtgcccggggctgggccctttggctccgcctggcccgagcccggccccggccccggcgcaggctccggccccggccccggccccggccccggctcctcccgggccccgcggaggacacacgcggcacggccgctgccgcctccgccgcggcttccccggcccgagctccgctgctcagcagcacgGCCGCCGAccccgagcctcccgtgtcccgttcccgagaccgaaggcctggggatggccggcccgaggcggttgaggggcgctcgggggccgctcctggccccgggccgagcgctgacagccgcgtcccgcccgcagggaaggcgcaggaggcgctgcagcagcgctaccgagtgggttcgctgctggggcgcggcggcttcggcagcgtcttcgcagccacgcggctctcggacggtgccccggtgagcggcggggccggcggcgggcgcaggaggaggaggaggaggaggaggaggaggaggaggagggggaggaggaggagggaggaggaggatggggctcggcagggcgggcggcgagctgaacccggtggtgcctttggtttgcaggtggccatcaaaagggtgccacggaaccgcgtccggcactgggacgagctggtgagtgagcggggccaacgggaacagccgggccgtgccgggcggggatgaggcgaggcccggcatgggggaagccaccaggacccctcgatggggagcgggcctggggccagcgcagggcgcagagcatcccgggctggctgaggggttccccagccctggcaggacatcagtcccactggtggcaccgtggtcctcccgcagcccgacggcaccagcgcacccctggagatcgtgctgctggacaaggtgtccactggcttccctggtgtggtccagctgctggagtggcttgagctccccaacaacatcgtgatggtgctggagcggccggagcggtctcaggacctcctgcatttcattcgggcacggaggttcctgtctgaagaggtggcacggcagctgttccgccaggtgctggaggccgtgcggcactgcaccagccgaggggtcctgcaccgcgacatcaaaccagagaacatcctggttgacctggccactggccaggcaaaattgatcgactttggctgtggcacctacctgcaagacacagcctacactcactttgcaggtgagcccgggcaggggtgtgctcccggtcccgccacctcatggcccaacatctcacaggccaagctgggtgtggcagcgaggattctcccttttgctgccagtcagggtactgagccttcccctgagttgcttttgagTGGGGCTGGGTAGGAAGGCATCTTCCAGGcccactggcagcctttgcccaccactctgcctggggctggggttggagcagcagcagccagcccgacaaaagcacccgtgggtgggggtagcataggagggagccagaaccagtgcaccagccagtttggtgtgcaggtgagaggaagggcttgggctgctccactcaccttgtttgccttggcttcataatatttttagggcactgcaggcagggaggataaggagatgatttttcccccagccctgagtgggtttttgctttgcatgtcacggtcaggccttgccggggcttctgctgccctcttccaacaccagtggcttcttgtccagccctgagtttgtacacatgtcccaggtgctggcgagagtgcagcagtcgccccgtgtgccactggggtggcccctgcacgcccagggatgctggggccaggctctggaagcagcagcatccccctgatgaactccatctgtattccataggaacactgtcatacagccccccagaatggacccacttgggctggtaccatggcgaggcagcaacgatctggtccctgggcatcctgctgcaccagatggtctgcgggcagcaccctttcaggaggggccggaagatcagctgggaccatcagctctcgctgccacagcggctctctccaggtggatcctcatctctggccacgggggaataccagtgctgggagacagcagcagctcgtgagcatctcgctctggcagctgctgaggaggtgccacatgtcctgctctcctgctctcctccacaacagggaattgatgggaaagtttaggcacagctctgagcacaaaagcagcatggcctgggcatgggaagagtggggcaaagcagacaggagccttctctagctgaccggtggtttctggtttctctgcccagagtgccaagttcttatcaggtggtgtttatccatgcacttcttggacagaccttcattagaagacctgttctgtgatccttggatacaggatattcacctgccatagaaaaagggagagagccacatgcacactttgctccagggccctggtaagttacaggtccacacatgccctggcaatcagaagcaaggaaacccagacttttttccctgcctgtatcaatgcactgggattgttgggtgggaacacgcagcccttgtgctggagctgagctgctctgcccagcactggtggctgccatccgagctggttttgc
This region includes:
- the LOC140680542 gene encoding serine/threonine-protein kinase pim-1-like gives rise to the protein MSARGWALWLRLARARPRPRRRLRPRPRPRPRLLPGPAEDTRGTAAAASAAASPARAPLLSSTAADPEPPVSRSRDRRPGDGRPEAVEGRSGAAPGPGPSADSRVPPAGKAQEALQQRYRVGSLLGRGGFGSVFAATRLSDGAPVAIKRVPRNRVRHWDELPDGTSAPLEIVLLDKVSTGFPGVVQLLEWLELPNNIVMVLERPERSQDLLHFIRARRFLSEEVARQLFRQVLEAVRHCTSRGVLHRDIKPENILVDLATGQAKLIDFGCGTYLQDTAYTHFAAFP